TGTGTATCAAAAGGTGTTTGCTCTAAGATAAGCAGCATTTGATAAAGGTCAAAACCTTCTGCCCAATAATTCGGCTGCTGATACACCAATTTAAACCCTAATTTTTCATAAAAACAATAAACAAGCTGCGAGGTACGCACCACTACATTACAGATACCCATTGCTTGCAATTGTTCCAACCGATATTTGAGCAAAGCAGTACCCAAACCCTTTCCCTGACTGTCGGGGTGAAAAATATCCCAACTAATTTTGGCAGTGTCTGGCGGGCAATCCGCACAATTAAAACCACCGCAGCCGACCACCGTTCCATTTTCTTCTACCACAAAATAATACTCTCGTTCATTGT
This genomic stretch from Flexibacter flexilis DSM 6793 harbors:
- a CDS encoding GNAT family N-acetyltransferase codes for the protein MKIRAYQSTDQAAVMELLRLNTPTYFAPEESQDLRYYLDNEREYYFVVEENGTVVGCGGFNCADCPPDTAKISWDIFHPDSQGKGLGTALLKYRLEQLQAMGICNVVVRTSQLVYCFYEKLGFKLVYQQPNYWAEGFDLYQMLLILEQTPFDTH